In Canis lupus dingo isolate Sandy chromosome 1, ASM325472v2, whole genome shotgun sequence, a single genomic region encodes these proteins:
- the FUT2 gene encoding galactoside alpha-(1,2)-fucosyltransferase 2, protein MLSSQVSFFPMVHFILFVFTASTIFHLQQRLAKIQPTWEFETLVLAPTESPTSPPLRGMWTINAIGRLGNQMGEYATLYALAKMNGRPAFIPAEMHSTLAPIFRITLPVLHGTTASKIPWQNYHLNDWMEEEYRHIPGEYVRLTGYPCSWTFYHHLRHEILREFTLHDHVREEAQKFLRGLQVNGRQPGTFVGVHVRRGDYVQVMPNVWKGVVADQRYLEQALDWFRTRYNSPIFVVTSNGMAWCRQNINSSRGDVVFAGNGIESSPAKDFALLTQCNHTIMTIGTFGIWAAYLAGGETIYLANYTLPDSPFLKIFKPEAAFLPEWVGIAADLSPLLKH, encoded by the coding sequence ATGCTCAGCAGTCAGGTGTCTTTCTTCCCCATGGTCCACTTCATCCTCTTTGTCTTCACGGCTTCCACTATATTTCACCTTCAGCAGCGGCTAGCGAAGATTCAACCCACGTGGGAGTTTGAGACACTGGTTTTGGCGCCGACAGAAAGCCCCACGAGCCCCCCGCTCAGGGGAATGTGGACGATCAATGCAATTGGCCGCCTGGGGAACCAGATGGGTGAGTACGCCACCCTGTACGCCCTGGCCAAGATGAACGGGCGGCCGGCCTTCATCCCGGCCGAGATGCACAGCACGCTGGCCCCCATCTTCAGAATCACCCTCCCCGTCCTGCACGGCACCACGGCCAGCAAAATCCCGTGGCAGAACTACCACCTGAACGACTGGATGGAGGAGGAGTACCGCCACATCCCGGGGGAGTACGTGCGCCTCACCGGCTACCCCTGCTCCTGGACCTTCTACCACCACCTCCGCCATGAGATCTTGCGGGAGTTCACCCTGCACGACCACGTGCGGGAGGAGGCTCAGAAGTTTCTGCGGGGCCTGCAGGTGAACGGAAGACAGCCGGGCACCTTCGTGGGGGTCCACGTGCGCCGGGGGGACTACGTGCAGGTCATGCCAAACGTGTGGAAGGGCGTGGTTGCCGACCAGCGGTACCTAGAGCAGGCTCTGGACTGGTTCCGGACTCGCTACAACTCTCCCATCTTTGTGGTCACCAGCAATGGCATGGCCTGGTGTCGGCAGAACATCAACTCCTCCCGCGGTGATGTGGTGTTCGCCGGCAATGGCATCGAGAGCTCACCAGCCAAGGATTTTGCATTGCTTACCCAGTGCAACCACACCATCATGACCATTGGGACATTCGGGATCTGGGCTGCCTACCTTGCCGGTGGAGAGACCATCTACCTGGCCAATTACACGCTGCCCGACTCCCCCTTCCTCAAAATCTTTAAGCCAGAGGCAGCCTTCCTGCCCGAGTGGGTGGGCATCGCAGCTGACCTCTCCCCACTACTCAAGCACTGA
- the LOC112645195 gene encoding galactoside 2-alpha-L-fucosyltransferase SEC1-like isoform X3, with protein sequence MPVKPAALPQDLVPPSPPRPCFITTLLASYPGSEASAMPSLGPCGDPQRDGLLSSQAPSRLRMNPVPPRGSGPQPATPPRTVWDVRDVAPGGPETRQPRARWPRRLKTALMGFRATCPSFSTIYFLFIIFVVSTIFHCHQRLALVPTPWAYSGRVVLLPRYLPRGGVFTINSKGRLGNQMGEYATLYALAKMNGRPAFIPAEMHSTLAPIFRITLPVLHGTTASSIPWQNYHLNDWMEEEYRHIPGEYVRLTGYPCSWTFYHHLRDEILREFTLHDHVREEAQKFLRGLQVNGRQPGTFVGVHVRRGDYVQVMPNVWKGVLADRGYLRQALDWFRARYHAPLFVITSDDMSWCRQNINGSLRDVVFAGNGLQGSPTRDFALLTQCNHSIITLLEWKSRCLALVS encoded by the exons ATGCCTGTAAAGCCAGCAGCTCTGCCACAGGACCTAGTCCCACCCTCTCCACCCAGACCCTGCTTCATCACAACACTGTTGGCTTCTTACCCAGGTTCAGAGGCCAGTGCCATGCCCAGCCTGGGGCCATGTGGTGATCCTCAGAGGGACGGCCTCCTCAGCTCCCAGGCCCCATCCAGGCTCAGGATGAATCCCGTCCCACCCCGAGGCAGT GGACCCCAGCCAGCCACGCCACCCAGGACTGTGTGGGACGTGAGGGATGTCGCCCCAGGGGGACCCGAAACCAGGCAGCCCAGAGCACGCTGGCCCAGGAGGCTAAAGACAG ccctgatGGGATTCCGGGCCACTTGCCCTTCCTTCTCTACCATCTACTTCCTCTTCATCATCTTCGTGGTGTCCACCATCTTCCACTGCCACCAGCGCCTGGCTCTGGTGCCCACCCCCTGGGCCTACTCAGGCCGCGTGGTCCTGCTCCCCAGATACCTGCCCCGGGGGGGCGTGTTCACCATCAACTCCAAGGGCCGCCTGGGGAACCAGATGGGTGAGTACGCCACCCTTTACGCCCTGGCCAAGATGAACGGGCGGCCGGCCTTCATCCCGGCCGAGATGCACAGCACGCTGGCCCCCATCTTCAGAATCACCCTCCCCGTCCTGCACGGCACCACGGCCAGCAGCATCCCGTGGCAGAACTACCACCTGAACGACTGGATGGAGGAGGAGTACCGCCACATCCCGGGGGAGTACGTGCGCCTCACTGGCTACCCCTGCTCCTGGACCTTCTACCACCACCTCCGCGATGAGATCTTGCGGGAGTTCACCCTGCACGACCACGTGCGGGAGGAGGCTCAGAAGTTTCTGCGGGGCCTGCAGGTGAACGGAAGACAGCCGGGCACCTTCGTGGGGGTCCACGTGCGCCGGGGGGACTACGTGCAGGTCATGCCAAACGTGTGGAAGGGCGTGCTGGCTGATCGGGGCTACCTGCGCCAGGCCCTGGACTGGTTCCGGGCCCGCTACCATGCTCCCCTCTTCGTGATCACCAGTGACGACATGTCCTGGTGTCGGCAGAACATTAACGGCTCCCTCCGCGACGTGGTGTTCGCGGGCAATGGCCTTCAGGGCTCCCCCACCAGGGACTTTGCGCTGCTCACGCAGTGTAACCACAGCATCATCACG CTTCTGGAATGGAAGTCCAGATGTCTTGCCCTTGTCTCCTGA
- the LOC112645195 gene encoding galactoside 2-alpha-L-fucosyltransferase SEC1-like isoform X2, which yields MPSLGPCGDPQRDGLLSSQAPSRLRMNPVPPRGSGPQPATPPRTVWDVRDVAPGGPETRQPRARWPRRLKTALMGFRATCPSFSTIYFLFIIFVVSTIFHCHQRLALVPTPWAYSGRVVLLPRYLPRGGVFTINSKGRLGNQMGEYATLYALAKMNGRPAFIPAEMHSTLAPIFRITLPVLHGTTASSIPWQNYHLNDWMEEEYRHIPGEYVRLTGYPCSWTFYHHLRDEILREFTLHDHVREEAQKFLRGLQVNGRQPGTFVGVHVRRGDYVQVMPNVWKGVLADRGYLRQALDWFRARYHAPLFVITSDDMSWCRQNINGSLRDVVFAGNGLQGSPTRDFALLTQCNHSIITVGTFGIWAAYLAGGATVYLANFTLPDSPLQWIFKPQAAFLPEWVGIAADLGQARENGL from the exons ATGCCCAGCCTGGGGCCATGTGGTGATCCTCAGAGGGACGGCCTCCTCAGCTCCCAGGCCCCATCCAGGCTCAGGATGAATCCCGTCCCACCCCGAGGCAGT GGACCCCAGCCAGCCACGCCACCCAGGACTGTGTGGGACGTGAGGGATGTCGCCCCAGGGGGACCCGAAACCAGGCAGCCCAGAGCACGCTGGCCCAGGAGGCTAAAGACAG ccctgatGGGATTCCGGGCCACTTGCCCTTCCTTCTCTACCATCTACTTCCTCTTCATCATCTTCGTGGTGTCCACCATCTTCCACTGCCACCAGCGCCTGGCTCTGGTGCCCACCCCCTGGGCCTACTCAGGCCGCGTGGTCCTGCTCCCCAGATACCTGCCCCGGGGGGGCGTGTTCACCATCAACTCCAAGGGCCGCCTGGGGAACCAGATGGGTGAGTACGCCACCCTTTACGCCCTGGCCAAGATGAACGGGCGGCCGGCCTTCATCCCGGCCGAGATGCACAGCACGCTGGCCCCCATCTTCAGAATCACCCTCCCCGTCCTGCACGGCACCACGGCCAGCAGCATCCCGTGGCAGAACTACCACCTGAACGACTGGATGGAGGAGGAGTACCGCCACATCCCGGGGGAGTACGTGCGCCTCACTGGCTACCCCTGCTCCTGGACCTTCTACCACCACCTCCGCGATGAGATCTTGCGGGAGTTCACCCTGCACGACCACGTGCGGGAGGAGGCTCAGAAGTTTCTGCGGGGCCTGCAGGTGAACGGAAGACAGCCGGGCACCTTCGTGGGGGTCCACGTGCGCCGGGGGGACTACGTGCAGGTCATGCCAAACGTGTGGAAGGGCGTGCTGGCTGATCGGGGCTACCTGCGCCAGGCCCTGGACTGGTTCCGGGCCCGCTACCATGCTCCCCTCTTCGTGATCACCAGTGACGACATGTCCTGGTGTCGGCAGAACATTAACGGCTCCCTCCGCGACGTGGTGTTCGCGGGCAATGGCCTTCAGGGCTCCCCCACCAGGGACTTTGCGCTGCTCACGCAGTGTAACCACAGCATCATCACGGTGGGCACCTTCGGGATCTGGGCAGCCTACCTCGCGGGTGGGGCCACTGTCTACCTGGCCAATTTCACCCTGCCCGACTCCCCCCTCCAGTGGATCTTTAAGCCGCAGGCAGCCTTCCTGCCCGAGTGGGTGGGCATCGCGGCCGACCTTGGGCAGGCCAGAGAGAATGGCCTCTAG
- the LOC112645195 gene encoding galactoside 2-alpha-L-fucosyltransferase SEC1-like isoform X1, producing MPVKPAALPQDLVPPSPPRPCFITTLLASYPGSEASAMPSLGPCGDPQRDGLLSSQAPSRLRMNPVPPRGSGPQPATPPRTVWDVRDVAPGGPETRQPRARWPRRLKTALMGFRATCPSFSTIYFLFIIFVVSTIFHCHQRLALVPTPWAYSGRVVLLPRYLPRGGVFTINSKGRLGNQMGEYATLYALAKMNGRPAFIPAEMHSTLAPIFRITLPVLHGTTASSIPWQNYHLNDWMEEEYRHIPGEYVRLTGYPCSWTFYHHLRDEILREFTLHDHVREEAQKFLRGLQVNGRQPGTFVGVHVRRGDYVQVMPNVWKGVLADRGYLRQALDWFRARYHAPLFVITSDDMSWCRQNINGSLRDVVFAGNGLQGSPTRDFALLTQCNHSIITVGTFGIWAAYLAGGATVYLANFTLPDSPLQWIFKPQAAFLPEWVGIAADLGQARENGL from the exons ATGCCTGTAAAGCCAGCAGCTCTGCCACAGGACCTAGTCCCACCCTCTCCACCCAGACCCTGCTTCATCACAACACTGTTGGCTTCTTACCCAGGTTCAGAGGCCAGTGCCATGCCCAGCCTGGGGCCATGTGGTGATCCTCAGAGGGACGGCCTCCTCAGCTCCCAGGCCCCATCCAGGCTCAGGATGAATCCCGTCCCACCCCGAGGCAGT GGACCCCAGCCAGCCACGCCACCCAGGACTGTGTGGGACGTGAGGGATGTCGCCCCAGGGGGACCCGAAACCAGGCAGCCCAGAGCACGCTGGCCCAGGAGGCTAAAGACAG ccctgatGGGATTCCGGGCCACTTGCCCTTCCTTCTCTACCATCTACTTCCTCTTCATCATCTTCGTGGTGTCCACCATCTTCCACTGCCACCAGCGCCTGGCTCTGGTGCCCACCCCCTGGGCCTACTCAGGCCGCGTGGTCCTGCTCCCCAGATACCTGCCCCGGGGGGGCGTGTTCACCATCAACTCCAAGGGCCGCCTGGGGAACCAGATGGGTGAGTACGCCACCCTTTACGCCCTGGCCAAGATGAACGGGCGGCCGGCCTTCATCCCGGCCGAGATGCACAGCACGCTGGCCCCCATCTTCAGAATCACCCTCCCCGTCCTGCACGGCACCACGGCCAGCAGCATCCCGTGGCAGAACTACCACCTGAACGACTGGATGGAGGAGGAGTACCGCCACATCCCGGGGGAGTACGTGCGCCTCACTGGCTACCCCTGCTCCTGGACCTTCTACCACCACCTCCGCGATGAGATCTTGCGGGAGTTCACCCTGCACGACCACGTGCGGGAGGAGGCTCAGAAGTTTCTGCGGGGCCTGCAGGTGAACGGAAGACAGCCGGGCACCTTCGTGGGGGTCCACGTGCGCCGGGGGGACTACGTGCAGGTCATGCCAAACGTGTGGAAGGGCGTGCTGGCTGATCGGGGCTACCTGCGCCAGGCCCTGGACTGGTTCCGGGCCCGCTACCATGCTCCCCTCTTCGTGATCACCAGTGACGACATGTCCTGGTGTCGGCAGAACATTAACGGCTCCCTCCGCGACGTGGTGTTCGCGGGCAATGGCCTTCAGGGCTCCCCCACCAGGGACTTTGCGCTGCTCACGCAGTGTAACCACAGCATCATCACGGTGGGCACCTTCGGGATCTGGGCAGCCTACCTCGCGGGTGGGGCCACTGTCTACCTGGCCAATTTCACCCTGCCCGACTCCCCCCTCCAGTGGATCTTTAAGCCGCAGGCAGCCTTCCTGCCCGAGTGGGTGGGCATCGCGGCCGACCTTGGGCAGGCCAGAGAGAATGGCCTCTAG
- the LOC112645195 gene encoding galactoside 2-alpha-L-fucosyltransferase SEC1-like isoform X4, giving the protein MGFRATCPSFSTIYFLFIIFVVSTIFHCHQRLALVPTPWAYSGRVVLLPRYLPRGGVFTINSKGRLGNQMGEYATLYALAKMNGRPAFIPAEMHSTLAPIFRITLPVLHGTTASSIPWQNYHLNDWMEEEYRHIPGEYVRLTGYPCSWTFYHHLRDEILREFTLHDHVREEAQKFLRGLQVNGRQPGTFVGVHVRRGDYVQVMPNVWKGVLADRGYLRQALDWFRARYHAPLFVITSDDMSWCRQNINGSLRDVVFAGNGLQGSPTRDFALLTQCNHSIITVGTFGIWAAYLAGGATVYLANFTLPDSPLQWIFKPQAAFLPEWVGIAADLGQARENGL; this is encoded by the coding sequence atGGGATTCCGGGCCACTTGCCCTTCCTTCTCTACCATCTACTTCCTCTTCATCATCTTCGTGGTGTCCACCATCTTCCACTGCCACCAGCGCCTGGCTCTGGTGCCCACCCCCTGGGCCTACTCAGGCCGCGTGGTCCTGCTCCCCAGATACCTGCCCCGGGGGGGCGTGTTCACCATCAACTCCAAGGGCCGCCTGGGGAACCAGATGGGTGAGTACGCCACCCTTTACGCCCTGGCCAAGATGAACGGGCGGCCGGCCTTCATCCCGGCCGAGATGCACAGCACGCTGGCCCCCATCTTCAGAATCACCCTCCCCGTCCTGCACGGCACCACGGCCAGCAGCATCCCGTGGCAGAACTACCACCTGAACGACTGGATGGAGGAGGAGTACCGCCACATCCCGGGGGAGTACGTGCGCCTCACTGGCTACCCCTGCTCCTGGACCTTCTACCACCACCTCCGCGATGAGATCTTGCGGGAGTTCACCCTGCACGACCACGTGCGGGAGGAGGCTCAGAAGTTTCTGCGGGGCCTGCAGGTGAACGGAAGACAGCCGGGCACCTTCGTGGGGGTCCACGTGCGCCGGGGGGACTACGTGCAGGTCATGCCAAACGTGTGGAAGGGCGTGCTGGCTGATCGGGGCTACCTGCGCCAGGCCCTGGACTGGTTCCGGGCCCGCTACCATGCTCCCCTCTTCGTGATCACCAGTGACGACATGTCCTGGTGTCGGCAGAACATTAACGGCTCCCTCCGCGACGTGGTGTTCGCGGGCAATGGCCTTCAGGGCTCCCCCACCAGGGACTTTGCGCTGCTCACGCAGTGTAACCACAGCATCATCACGGTGGGCACCTTCGGGATCTGGGCAGCCTACCTCGCGGGTGGGGCCACTGTCTACCTGGCCAATTTCACCCTGCCCGACTCCCCCCTCCAGTGGATCTTTAAGCCGCAGGCAGCCTTCCTGCCCGAGTGGGTGGGCATCGCGGCCGACCTTGGGCAGGCCAGAGAGAATGGCCTCTAG
- the NTN5 gene encoding netrin-5, whose protein sequence is MPVIFALWLLLSQATADPCYHPGGRPRFCLPPVTQLAGTAASCPQTCALSLGADLSPRATCNGSLTLALGGPFLLTSVSLRFCTPGSPALVLSAAWANGGPWRSLWRRPAWPGALGGPEKVTFRAPPGSKSSVVVSHLRVEFGGRAGLAAAGVRGRCQCHGHAARCAARARPPRCRCRHHTTGPGCESCRPSHRDWPWRPATPWHPHPCLPCSCNQHARRCRFNSELFRLSGGRSGGVCERCRHHTAGRHCHYCQPGFWRDPGQPITSRKACRACQCHPIGATGGICNQTSGQCSCKLGVTGLTCNRCGPGYQQSRSPWMPCQRIPEATTPLVTTPGAYSSDPQCQNYCNVSDTRVHMSLRRYCQQDYVLRAQVLASEAAGQAWQRLAVRVLAVYKQRARPVRHGSQDAWVPRADLACGCLRLQPDTDYLLLGSAAGGPDPARLVLDRHGLALPWRPRWARPLRRLQLEERAGGCRGLRPPAPSPAPSTTAGPGRTPPPPPEEQTGAGAEPSSSTTARP, encoded by the exons ATGCCTGTGATCTTTGCCCTCTGGCTCCTCCTAAGCCAGGCCACCGCTGACCCATGTTACCATCCAGGTGGCCGCCCCCGCTTCTGCCTCCCACCAGTGACCCAGCTGGCTGGCACGGCAGCCTCCTGTCCCCAGACCTGCGCCCTCTCCCTGGGGGCAGACCTCAGCCCCCGGGCCACCTGCAATGGCAGCCTAACCCTGGCCCTGGGCGGCCCCTTCCTCCTGACGTCCGTCAGCCTGCGCTTCTGCACTCCAGGATCCCCAGCCCTGGTCCTGTCTGCTGCCTGGGCCAACGGAGGTCCCTGGAGATCGCTGTGGCGCAGACCTGCCTGGCCTGGGGCCTTGGGGGGCCCTGAGAAGGTGACGTTCCGGGCCCCACCAGGCTCGAAGTCCAGCGTGGTAGTCAGTCACCTCCGTGTGGAGTTTGGGGGTCGGGCAGGGCTGGCGGCTGCCGGAGTGAGGGGCCGCTGCCAGTGCCATGGCCACGCGGCCCGCTGTGCCGCCCGTGCCCGGCCCCCCCGATGTCGCTGCCGCCACCACACCACGGGCCCGGGGTGTGAGAGCTGCCGCCCATCCCATCGAGACTGGCCCTGGCGGCCTGCCACACCCTGGCACCCCCACCCTTGCCTGC CCTGCTCTTGCAACCAGCATGCCCGACGCTGCAGGTTCAACTCTGAGCTCTTCAGACTGTCTGGTGGCCGGAGTGGGGGCGTTTGTGAGCGGTGCCGCCACCACACGGCTGGGAGGCACTGCCACTACTGCCAGCCGGGCTTCTGGAGGGACCCTGGCCAGCCCATTACCAGCCGCAAGGCCTGTAGGG CCTGCCAGTGTCACCCAATCGGGGCCACAGGGGGCATCTGCAACCAGACCAGTGGGCAGTGTTCCTGTAAGTTAGGGGTCACTGGCCTCACATGCAACCGCTGTGGTCCGGGCTACCAGCAGAGCCGTTCTCCTTGGATGCCCTGCCAGC GAATTCCAGAGGCAACAACACCCCTTGTTACTACCCCTGGTGCTTACAGCTCTG ACCCTCAGTGTCAAAACTACTGCAATGTCTCGGACACCAGGGTACATATGAGCCTTCGGAGATACTGCCAGCAGGACTACG TTCTCCGCGCGCAGGTGCTGGCGTCGGAGGCGGCGGGCCAGGCCTGGCAGCGGCTGGCCGTGCGCGTGCTGGCCGTCTACAAGCAGCGGGCGCGGCCGGTGCGCCACGGCAgccaggacgcctgggtgcccCGCGCCGACCTGGCCTGCGGCTGCTTGCGCCTTCAGCCCGACACCGACTACCTGCTGCTGGGCAGCGCGGCCGGCGGCCCCGATCCCGCGCGCCTGGTCCTCGACCGCCACGGCCTCGCGCTGCCCTGGAGGCCACGCTGGGCCCGGCCTCTTCGGCGGCTGCAGCTGGAGGAGCGCGCGGGGGGCTGCCGCGGCCTGCGGCCCCCCGCCCCAAGCCCGGCCCCGAGCACCACAGCGGGACCCGGGCGAACTCCACCGCCGCCGCCGGAGGAACAGACGGGAGCTGGCGCTGAGCCTTCCAGTTCGACGACGGCGCGTCCCTGA